Proteins encoded by one window of Puntigrus tetrazona isolate hp1 chromosome 25, ASM1883169v1, whole genome shotgun sequence:
- the LOC122330318 gene encoding leucine-rich repeat-containing protein 56-like isoform X1, producing the protein MSMKKRPGSALSVVTEFSGSGFLNPKPAEDDPEEDLLDQRLSPHKLKIISGSDDLHAVTSLEMCVDTRQKSLDNFGNYLPKLTQLKMNNSLISSVRDLGTGLSHLQVLCLARCGLTDLEGISALSSLKELYVAFNRISELSPVSLLEDLELLDLEENELEDLAQLWYLGRCVKLRTLSLEGNPVCLRPAPGASEASGFIFRSSVRELIPQLIFLDDVPAEEDKPSLLRDSIEDASVRDGLQLAEESSVRPASARPLSSCSGSRADLSVLNHEASDLTNGVGGVLCGNPLQAARARRQRIKLQNSAPQTRPSSLPENTREETSPENHRDVLHELRTWRIEHERLLFMEKEREPQVTRIHHSDEDEDEDEGRHSLSSDDITGGSPDWSVRSETLRLSSSSGCSMSPSPPPRAAGQRLTQIRRRRLLGSTDASWVR; encoded by the exons ATGTCGATGAAGAAGAGACCGGGCTCAGCTCTGTCTGTTGTGACTGAGTTCAGTGGATCTGGTTTCTTAAACCCCAAACCTGCTGAAGATGATCCTGAAGAAGATCTGCTCGATCAGAGACTCTCTCCTCACAAACTG aaaatTATTTCTGGATCAGACGATCTACACGCGGTGACGTCACTGGAGATGTGTGTTGACACGCGACAGAAATCTCTGGACAACTTCG GAAACTACTTGCCCAAACTTACCCAGCTGAAAATGAACAACAGTTTGATCTCATCTGTGCG GGATCTGGGAACCGGTCTTTCCCACCTGCAGGTCTTGTGTCTGGCTCGATGCGGTCTGACCGACCTGGAGGGCATTTCTGCTCTTTCCTCCTTAAAG GAGCTGTACGTGGCCTTCAACCGCATCTCCGAGCTGAGTCCAGTCAGTTTGCTGGAGGATCTGGAGCTGCTGGATCTGGAGGAGAACGAGCTTGAAGATCTGGCTCAGTTGTGGTATTTGGGCCGTTGTGTGAAGCTCAGGACTCTGTCTCTGGAAGGAAACCCTGTGTGCCTCCGTCCCGCTCCAGGAGCCTCCGAG GCGTCAGGCTTCATCTTCAGGTCTTCGGTGCGAGAGCTGATTCCTCAGCTGATCTTCCTCGACGACGTTCCTGCTGAAGAGGACAAACCTTCTCTTCTCAGAGACTCCATCGAAGACGCTTCGGTCAGAGACGGCCTGCAGCTCGCAG AAGAGAGCTCCGTCAGACCTGCTTCAGCCAGACctctctcctcctgctccggatcAAGAGCAGACCTCAGCGTCCTGAACCACGAGGCCAGTGATCTGACCAACG GTGTTGGTGGAGTTCTGTGTGGGAATCCTCTGCAAGCTGCTCGAGCGCGGAGACAGAGAATAAAG CTCCAGAACTCTGCTCCTCAAACCCGTCCCAGCTCTCTTCCTGAAAACACGAGGGAAGAGACGAGCCCCGAAAACCACCGAGATGTGCTTCATGAACTCAGAACCTGGAGGATCGAGCACGA ACGTCTGTTGTTTATGGAGAAGGAGCGTGAGCCGCAGGTGACGAGGATCCACCACAgcgatgaagatgaagatgaagatgaaggcCGTCACAGTCTGAGCAGTGATGACATCACCGGAGGCTCTCCTGATTGGTCGGTTCGGTCGGAGACGCTGAGACTCAGCTCTTCATCGGGCTGCTCCATGTCTCCGTCTCCTCCACCCAGAGCCGCGGGACAGAGACTCACACAGATCCGCCGCCGGAGACTCCTGGGGAGCACTGATGCATCGTGGGTCAGATGA
- the LOC122330316 gene encoding LOW QUALITY PROTEIN: mixed lineage kinase domain-like protein (The sequence of the model RefSeq protein was modified relative to this genomic sequence to represent the inferred CDS: inserted 1 base in 1 codon) translates to MDIIEPILAIAEKLYSLCEEVNTNKNRCXRLAGRVFFLVGLVETAKVNGFGAEPEQVRNGLENLKLTLESAEQVVKKYRSLTRLKRIIKAHRLGEEFSCLNERLNDAAQVLSLALQVEHRASIEKVFQEATRRREDEEDRQSDSLELQELLESLVEESKGTNTMVNAVHKTVDQTQKDVQDIKEILESLKKPVLHLQDIREIKPEELTYSVPYEPLMKNKHSELYKGTYNKFTVAIKRYSCPLCTSPSELRSVFNKEVETMKRFESPNILRMFGICVEEENGPNPSYLIVMEYCEKGSLRQVLDSKCNLPWERKTQMCLDAAQGLYRLHQSEEKFKVHGSVRSSSFLVAAGYRVKLGGFELAKTETSLLKNKSKRSGAFHYSSPQQLQNINCPYNKMCEIYSFGIVLWEIATRDVPFKDCTSPDQIFQKVFVEKVMEPLPADCPKKLKELINACRSFEPFLRPTAGVLVDMLLKMVEEDD, encoded by the exons ATGGACATCATAGAACCCATCCTAGCCATTGCCGAAAAGCTGTACAGCCTTTGCGAGGAGGTGAACACCAACAAGAATCGTT AGCGCCTGGCTGGCCGTGTGTTCTTTCTGGTTGGGCTGGTGGAGACCGCAAAGGTTAATGGCTTTGGGGCTGAACCCGAACAGGTTAGAAATGGCCTTGAAAATCTAAAACTCACTCTGGAGTCAGCAGAGCAGGTAGTGAAGAAATACAGGTCCCTTACCCGTTTAAAACGTATCATCAAAGCACATCGCCTCGGCGAGGAGTTCAGCTGCCTGAACGAGAGGCTGAATGATGCCGCTCAGGTGCTTTCTCTAGCGCTTCAGGTCGAGCACAGAGCAAGTATAGAGAAAGTGTTTCAGGAAGCGACAAGGCGGCGGGAAGATGAAGAGGACAGGCAGAGTGACTCTCTGGAACTTCAAGAAC TGCTCGAGTCTTTGGTCGAGGAGAGCAAGGGAACGAACACAATGGTTAACGCCGTACATAAGACAGTTGACCAAACTCAAAAAGATGTGCAGGACATTAAAGAGATCCTGGAATCAT TGAAAAAACCTGTCCTTCATTTACAAGACATCAGAGAGATTAAACCAGAAGAACTGACTTACAGTGTTCCTTATGAACCCCTTATGAAGAACAAGCATTCAGAGCTTTACAAAGGGACGTACAACAAGTTCACCGTGGCCATCAAGAGATACTCATGTCCTCTGTGCACCAGCCCCAG TGAGCTGAGGAGTGTTTTCAACAAGGAGGTGGAGACCATGAAGCGTTTTGAGTCGCCCAATATCTTAAGAATGTTTGGGATCTGTGTCGAGGAAGAGAACG GACCAAATCCCAGTTACCTGATAGTCATGGAGTACTGTGAAAAGGGAAGTCTTCGACAAGTCCTGGACAGCAAGTGCAATCTACCCTgggagagaaagacacagaTGTGTCTGGATGCGGCTCAGGGACTCTACAG GCTGCATCAGTCAGAGGAGAAGTTTAAAGTGCACGGCTCCGTCAGAAGCAGTAGTTTTCTGGTGGCCGCTGGCTACAGAGTGAAG CTTGGAGGCTTTGAGTTGGCAAAAACAGAAACTTCTCTTCTGAAGAATAAATCCAAAAGGAGCGGTGCTTTCCATTACAGCTCTCCACAGCAGCTTCAGAACATCAACTGTCCTTACAACAAGATGTGTGAGATCTACAG ttttggcATTGTCTTGTGGGAAATTGCAACAAGAGATGTTCCTTTCAAAG aCTGTACAAGCCCCGATCAGATCTTCCAAAAAGTGTTTGTAGAGAAGGTCATGGAGCCGCTTCCAGCAGACTGTCCTAAAAAGCTGAAGGAGCTGATCAATGCCTGTCGATCGTTTGAGCCCTTCCTACGACCGACCGCAGGAG TATTGGTCGACATGCTCCTGAAAATGGTGGAAGAAGATGATTAA
- the LOC122330318 gene encoding leucine-rich repeat-containing protein 56-like isoform X2 — translation MSMKKRPGSALSVVTEFSGSGFLNPKPAEDDPEEDLLDQRLSPHKLKIISGSDDLHAVTSLEMCVDTRQKSLDNFGNYLPKLTQLKMNNSLISSVRDLGTGLSHLQVLCLARCGLTDLEGISALSSLKELYVAFNRISELSPVSLLEDLELLDLEENELEDLAQLWYLGRCVKLRTLSLEGNPVCLRPAPGASEASGFIFRSSVRELIPQLIFLDDVPAEEDKPSLLRDSIEDASVRDGLQLAESSVRPASARPLSSCSGSRADLSVLNHEASDLTNGVGGVLCGNPLQAARARRQRIKLQNSAPQTRPSSLPENTREETSPENHRDVLHELRTWRIEHERLLFMEKEREPQVTRIHHSDEDEDEDEGRHSLSSDDITGGSPDWSVRSETLRLSSSSGCSMSPSPPPRAAGQRLTQIRRRRLLGSTDASWVR, via the exons ATGTCGATGAAGAAGAGACCGGGCTCAGCTCTGTCTGTTGTGACTGAGTTCAGTGGATCTGGTTTCTTAAACCCCAAACCTGCTGAAGATGATCCTGAAGAAGATCTGCTCGATCAGAGACTCTCTCCTCACAAACTG aaaatTATTTCTGGATCAGACGATCTACACGCGGTGACGTCACTGGAGATGTGTGTTGACACGCGACAGAAATCTCTGGACAACTTCG GAAACTACTTGCCCAAACTTACCCAGCTGAAAATGAACAACAGTTTGATCTCATCTGTGCG GGATCTGGGAACCGGTCTTTCCCACCTGCAGGTCTTGTGTCTGGCTCGATGCGGTCTGACCGACCTGGAGGGCATTTCTGCTCTTTCCTCCTTAAAG GAGCTGTACGTGGCCTTCAACCGCATCTCCGAGCTGAGTCCAGTCAGTTTGCTGGAGGATCTGGAGCTGCTGGATCTGGAGGAGAACGAGCTTGAAGATCTGGCTCAGTTGTGGTATTTGGGCCGTTGTGTGAAGCTCAGGACTCTGTCTCTGGAAGGAAACCCTGTGTGCCTCCGTCCCGCTCCAGGAGCCTCCGAG GCGTCAGGCTTCATCTTCAGGTCTTCGGTGCGAGAGCTGATTCCTCAGCTGATCTTCCTCGACGACGTTCCTGCTGAAGAGGACAAACCTTCTCTTCTCAGAGACTCCATCGAAGACGCTTCGGTCAGAGACGGCCTGCAGCTCGCAG AGAGCTCCGTCAGACCTGCTTCAGCCAGACctctctcctcctgctccggatcAAGAGCAGACCTCAGCGTCCTGAACCACGAGGCCAGTGATCTGACCAACG GTGTTGGTGGAGTTCTGTGTGGGAATCCTCTGCAAGCTGCTCGAGCGCGGAGACAGAGAATAAAG CTCCAGAACTCTGCTCCTCAAACCCGTCCCAGCTCTCTTCCTGAAAACACGAGGGAAGAGACGAGCCCCGAAAACCACCGAGATGTGCTTCATGAACTCAGAACCTGGAGGATCGAGCACGA ACGTCTGTTGTTTATGGAGAAGGAGCGTGAGCCGCAGGTGACGAGGATCCACCACAgcgatgaagatgaagatgaagatgaaggcCGTCACAGTCTGAGCAGTGATGACATCACCGGAGGCTCTCCTGATTGGTCGGTTCGGTCGGAGACGCTGAGACTCAGCTCTTCATCGGGCTGCTCCATGTCTCCGTCTCCTCCACCCAGAGCCGCGGGACAGAGACTCACACAGATCCGCCGCCGGAGACTCCTGGGGAGCACTGATGCATCGTGGGTCAGATGA